A window of Quercus robur chromosome 12, dhQueRobu3.1, whole genome shotgun sequence genomic DNA:
AGGCGACACGAGGCTCGGTGAAATGGCCATTGCATACAACAACAGCGTCAAATATCTCATCCAATTCCAAACCCATTTCTTTGCCTGACCtctgttttgattttattttccatttctcCTCTTCCTCCACCAATCTCACGCGCACTACCTCCGTTTCAAACCTCACCAACTCATCAATCCTGAACTCGCGCGTGAAGTCTTGCAGATACATCAGAACCTCTCGGTGACTCGGGAACCGTCTCGGGTCTCTGTCCGGGTCGTCTTTGGGGACGAAAGGGTAGTCCCTGAAGCCCATGGCCTCTCGTGGGATGTTGGTGCGGAGGGAGTCGTAGAGGCTGGAGTGGACCGTGGTCCGAGTCGGTTCGAGTCCAATCGGGTCGGATTCGACATTCGGGGTGTAGACCCAGGTGCCGCCAACCTGGTCCCCTCGCTCGAAGACCACCACGCTGTGGCCCTCGCGGCGGAGCTCTCGAGCAGTTACTAGGCCTGCGGCGCCGGCGCCGATAACTGCTACGTGGCGTGATACGATTGGCTGGGGTGCGTGTCCTGGGCTTCGAAGCATGGAGGGAAAACCTGCGAGCGACGCACAGGAGATTTTGATCTGTGATGAAATTAGTGTTACGTTACATATTCATTCAGTTTAATCCATGGGAAATCATTTCTCTTCGACTTTATCTTTTTGTTCGACTTTATCTTTTTGATAGACAAGTATTGTCTTgtcaaaggattttttttttttttttttaaaggaagttttaatatttggtGTTTACCTCACAACGATAGTTACTTATTATTGGACTCGAAcacccattaattttttttattttatatatatatatatatattagaatttaaCATCAGATTTGTTATTCaatcattaaaaactttactaaTCAGGTTTTATCAGTTAAACTAATTGGAACCTGTCGTGAGAATTGGGTGAAATAATTAGTTAACACAAGgttaaagaagagagagaagaaaatatgacACAAGAAATTTGCGTGATTCAGCAATATACCTATGTTTACGGGAGGCGACAGAATAAATTTTCACTATAATTGTGAAGATTACAACAATGACTTAAAGATACTCTCACACAAACTCAAACCCCAAATACACCCTTAGTTCTCTCacaaataaatagagaacacCCTATTGTATTTAGACAAAATTGAAAGGCTTTTAGAATAATTTCCCAAAAATTGAAGAGACCAATTTGATACTTGTAGGCTCCAAAGACGGGCTTGTTGGGCCAAACCACTATTTGGGCTCACAATTAATTTATCTGGTGGGTCTGGATATCCTACCTTGGGTTGTCCTAGGTTAAGGGACCCAATGAgatcatttttctctctttctcaatgtTATCTTCTCTCTATCTCGctcactcttttctttcctcagAATTGCATTCCCCAACTATTCATtcatttctcctatttatagcctttGTTAATGGGATGATCATCATTATGTTCTCCTTTAGTGCAAAGAAAGGTCCAATGTCGATGAACTTAAGTGGATTTTTTAGGTATGAGTGgctttggaaatggttcccacttcAGTTAATGTGTTCGGCAGCGGAGTTTCCTAAAGTTCTGCCGGGCACTTGAATGGCGATGTGACCGGGCAATGTGACCGCGCATGTGCATAGTGCCCGGAAATGGTTTCCTGAGCATCCTGTGAGTGGGGCGTACGTAGTTCGCCTTTTAAGTGTCCGGACAACGCTCAGTTCACATTGGTAGTTATTCATGGGTTTGGGCCGGGGCTCTTGTTGATGTGAAGGTTGGACCTTTGGCCCATATCATTGATTCATggtccaaggcccaatatgAACTTGGGCGTTAGGTGTCGTACAATACCGTTAAggtctaaaaaataataatagtgacTTCTTAGGATCAAGCATGCTATCTACTATAGTTAGACCTAAAACACTATTATGAcatcataaaaataaaggattttcaaataaatatcaTTCTAGAATCCCatctattctttttattcttcttaaACATGCACCTCTAAATTCTAATTAACATGGAATATGAGCTTAAAggaaatcaaatatcaataagaGCCTAATTAGCCcggcaaaaataaattaaaagaaaaaagagaatacaacataaaaataaagaaggtaatttttttataaaaaaatcaaggCATTGAGagaattttatgcaaaatctaCATTCATTTTTGCACCAACAAATCTATACGACTTCATATTACATGTAAATTAACgttattttctattataaataattacatataaaTAAACCTCATTACATAAATATATTCTACACTTATATGATTTTGGAGATCATTCACCTAACAAAACTTGCATATGAacaattttaagtgaaataatttcAGCCAATGATTTCAAGTAAATAAAAGTCACTTTTGCCCAAATCTAAATGccctttttttctccttttggaGTGTGGGTGGGTTTTGCCTTTTGTAATTGCATGCTCTTACTatgcaaaaccaaaaacaaaagatcCTAGAGTTTCTTATGTTTCAACATCTTGTAGCCTTACACATCATCAAACACCATTAGCATGAGATGTTAATTATGTGAAGCAATGTGAAAAAGAGTTGGAAGACATTATCTAGCAAACTAACTGAAGCCATCCTATTCATATATTCATTGCATGCATGtgtgcaaaataaaaaataagttttgttttctttgctcaCCATGACCAATATATATCAATCCTAATTGAGCACATATGAGTTCAAAATAAAGATAGCAGTTTCGATTTTTGTCTGCAATGATTTTTCACTTTCATCAACCAAGACCATTCGTTATAATGAAGAGCTATGTCATTGTAGAGTTTATATATGGTATAGAATACGAGTAATGGCAATTGACAACACAGCCatagaaaattattaggtactcctagagtaccataaatgcgtagtcCCTccgggacccaccattcatgtgagaggagggagtacacaataatttccccatAGCCACATGCATCTTATTTCATTCATATATACTTTAGTTCATCTTATTCATTCAAGTCAAAATTTACTTCTCAAAGCAATGAAGGACACCACAATGATGCAATCATTTATAGTAAACCTAATCCAAAAGTTCAAACTCTGAATTTGATTATCATGAATAACCTAAACTTGAAATAATAGATTATCCATGAAAACTGAACAAATTGTGGATAGAATCTGAAGCATTCAAAAGCATCAATTATTGCTTGGTATAATAGATATATTGAATCAAAATGggcaaaatactattttagttcctaaactttattaaattttttttttcatccctgaACTTTAAGGAGTTCATTTTTcgtctctaaactattgaaaagatcgtttttcatccctaaaatattgaaaatgttttatttatgtccttaaactttacttttaatccctaaattattgaaattagttcctttttcatccctatttttgtctttaaaccattaaaaaaaaaaaaaaaaaaaactctttacaaagtttagggatgaaaaaggactttttaaagtttagggacgaaaaacaaatttttgtcaaagtttaggaaccaaaatagtattttacccaatCAAAATTCATGACTATGTATAGTAGATTGCTTTATAGTTCCTATGCTACAATAAATTCCATGATAATTGTTATGCCAACTTGTTTGGCCCCGTCAAACTTCATAAGGTTGAAGATGTGAAACACAATTTatacattataaataaattgaaactaAATAAAACTCACCAACATTCTACCTTTTCATACTAGAAAACCTATCAACATCAGCCACTGCAGTTGGCTTTGATGCTCCAACAACCATTATATAGTCCTAGAACATCATTCCAAATTTAGAGGTTAGAGCAAATGGCTAATAATTTACAAAGGGGCATAACAATCTCATAAAATCATAATagtacatttaaaaatataaataaaaaataaaagcctaCCTATTATGACCCACAGCCTCAattctccctttctctttttttctttattttgttggtAATAATGCTCTTTGATGAAATCAACAATAAGCAAAATTAGTCAAAGCaagcaatgaaatttttttcttaaaccaTTCGTAGGAAGTGCAAAGCaagcaagaaagaaaattaaacctATAAACAATATgcacaaaatttgttgtatatCATAGTAAATGGCATATTAGTTAATTCATGGAGTCATAAAAGTAGTTAAGTTGTCtacaatcaaattaattttttatttaaataaatatatttgggAAATTTCTATAATAACCAAATTAATCATTTgcatagaaaaattaattttttacaacCATAGTATAGCTACTTAGAACCACAACATGAGGAGGGGAAAaaactttgaatgaaaagatTTCACAGCAAATTTAAAAGAGATTTCATCGAGCATATGTTATGCAACACCAAAAGTACACCTATAGAATAGATTAATtcaaaaaaaccccaaaaagatGACTCAAGAAAAAACACTTACCATTTCATCTCATCAAGCAATTAAGTTCCCAACAGATAGGCCCATGAGTACAGGATATTGGCCAACAACTTTGATGATCTTGAATTAAACTAAATTTTTGCATTGCGATTAAACAATGAGAAAAATAGTATGAGACccaagataaataaaataaaataaaatttaaattaaaaaaaatcatcaaatagTAGAGAGAGAAACCACCCCTTTACAATTGGAGAATGTATATGTTTTCTAAAAGAATAGAATCAAAAGAAACCTAAAATCAAGTTCAAAGAATAGGTGCCATCCATAGAAGccaataattcattttaaagatatggaaggaaaaaaaaaaatacacaatccAATATGCTATATTAACTTTTTTGCTACACTATTCCTtataaagtaacaaaaaaatataaaatcatttgcAAAAAACTGTTACAtcactaaaatttaatataaatgcaGATACCTAGTATGCGTTTGGATAGAAATTATTCTCCTacatttgccttttttttttttttttttttttgaccaatgcctcttgcactgttcattGGACATGAACAGTGCGTTTAGGCAAACGAACAGTAAACCACACGTGAACAAcaacctttttattatttttttttatgttttcggttttcagcaaaataaacagtatccaaacGGATCCTTACGCAAAATCTTAGCAACAACAAATCCACAAGTCCAAACTTTGTAAGATCTAGTTAAGAATCTTCCAATGCTAATTCATTAGTGATTAAAACAAATGATGCAACAAAAGGAATAAGTGATGAAATCTCAAAATTGAACAAATAAGGACAGACTAAACTTCAAACGTTAAAGATGAAGAAATAGATGATGATAATATACCTCTTAACAAGATTTACAAGCATTGCCATATTGCAAAAACAAAgcattgaagaaacaaaaaaaaaaaaacaagatttcGCAATGAAGCTCTTTATtactgataggccaaaaacgaattgatcccttgtgataaattaaccaattaatttaaccaagtgaattaattaagttaattaacatgcaaacgcgtggtagcacaaacaaatctcCAATTAAACTAACTAtgtagcggaaattaaattgacacggtgatttgtttacgaatagggaaaacctacacggcaaaaaccccaccgggtgattttaaggtcatcactcccgaaattccactattatcacaacaagcagttacaagtaaagaaatcccaataccttataccaacttacagttggacccttaccccaatacgcAATttgacttgttctgtagtgacaatttctcatttCGACGCATGGcacctagtacgtgactaaccaattgcgcaaatcccaatacgcgacttcaatcaccaactagagaagtttattggttgcaaagttcttcagttcatcccaataatgaagattaagaagatgcttggtcacaaaaccctacagtgcacaaatacagcaacttcttcataagaatgatgaattagggcaaaactgtgtctccggtcacaaattgcttgaacaaactttgctcaacacttatgcaacttgtgtactctttgacgacccttaaaataatcattttatgtgagaaaagaaaacccaaacgcATAAACatggattggagtcaaaacagaattgaaaatctgtttttcataaatctcgacagataccATATCTGTCGAGCTACTGTCGAGCCACGAGGCTGAACAGCTCTTTTAAGCTCGATGgatggctagctgtcgagttttaatgacagACGTTTTTTAGCTTaaatcttggatagacttgcatgacttcaacacttgaatgacttcaacacttgatcttgaaacaatgtttcttgaagtattaaaacaTCTTATATCTACTCAAaaacaagtaaagtgcgttttattaaaggattagccaattacataaaataatgacatatattcctaacaagtgaatcacatatgtcctaacaattacATCACATAATAAAGATCAATAATATGGAATGAATTAACATGCTTTAATTATTATACAATATTACTcgaaagttgttttttttttattgctcattacttgaaaaaaatatttataatggatttgtgtgtgcaatttataattattgCTTCTTATGATGATCTCATTACTTAGAGCATTCGCATCCGCAACCTCCATCTCATTCTATTTTACTATctcaaaaagctattttatcagctatactatactattttacaacacaaccaacatctcaacttttattttcctattctactcattaaaataatatatattacccattaaaataatataatatattccaATACaactccctctctctttcttctccccCATCTCTCTTccactttatcaattaaaatatattataatttttactaaAGTGCTACATTGCCATCCTACATTTATATTTAATGTAGGatggcactgtagcacaattgcaaaaaaaatttgcaattgtaaaattttacaagtccaattgttgGGCTCTTTTTGTGTCTTTATGCTAAATTTTCCCTACATATACCATTTACAATTGccaatgggaatgctctaacaaagttttataacaaatatgctataatatatatacaacattctccaaaaataatttacataaAGTATTAAAACATTATCCGTGCATCGCACAGGCAACTTACTAGTTATTCTTAACGTACATTACTGCTTAGAACAATGACTAAACAAGAGGAATAGAAGCCAACAATAGAAAGGTGACTAGGGTTTTGGCATGTGAGATACAATGAAAAATGGTGAGTCTTGAAACTTGATTAAGGAAAGACACATCTATGATCTATCACTAGCAAACTTGTTTTGAGGTGTGCTTAATGAAATCCTCATAAGCTTGCAAAACCAAGTGCTGAGCTTCCCATTCATCGCGGTAAGATTCAAGATGAGCTAGTGTGCTCTTGATAGTGACCAAAACCATTTGCATTCTCCAATCTTCAAATGCAGGACATCCACACTGACTCGCAAGCCAATTATTGTACTCTACCTGAACAACAACatccaaaatattttctcaacacGACCAAATTAATATTAAGTAAGAAATCAGAACTAGAAGAATGAAGTCTAATTGCCTTCACTAGCCAAAAAATAGCTTACCTCTACCTTAGCTGGTCTTTTACTATTAATCAAGTCAGTTTTACCAGACGCATACTTTCTATTGCTAGGCACCATTGAGGCACCCTTATGGTGTTTTATTATGCCAGTTTGGAATAATTTAGCAACATTTACATGGAAAATAGGTCATTAGCCACCATACCTAATGTTAGCATGAAAgttaaataaggaaaaatgaaagtCTGTCATGTTGTAGGCTCCTGAATTGACCAAAATTACCAGATTATCACCCAAACAATGAGTGTATCGCTTTGGAGTGCCAAAAGTTTCAAGTGATGAGTAGAAGGCTTCAACATCTCCCATCATCTCCTCTTGTGATGGAAGCGTGAATCGATTAGACAAAACACCACCTATCCACTTGCTTTGTAATTCAAACATGGGAAAAGGAATGGCCTGGCATgaaccaaatacaaaaacataaCGTCCACCATTATATAAGATTAAATTAAAGATTCAACCATAAACGAGGTCACGCTATATATTTTTAGGTAGGGATAAACCTTCCAAGGTAATCCAACAAAGGAGAGCCGTGGAGCCAAGGCTGGTGGAAATATTTGCTTGTATAGTGGCCCAACACGATTGTCATCCACAGTCACAATGCCATTGGtttcaagaaaaggaaaatgatacttgtaccttgaaaaaataaataaatgacttCTAATTACCATTCACTATTTCATTTTTGGTTCAGTTTTGGACCTAAATCAAAGCCAAAGCCAGATTATTGGAGCATATATGCAGCATACCCTGTGCAGTGTAGAATGATGTTCGCAATGACAATGCTCCCATCTAGAAAATTTACAGAACCATCTTCACATACATCTTTTATCTGCGCCATTTAAATTAAGGTTAGTATTTTCAATTAGCCTTTCTTGTAATCAGTGATTCAGTTTTACCTTATTATTAGTCCCTTAGTCTTCTAATTCAATTTGGGATGTCTTAAAACATGATCCTTTTTAAAAGTGAACGGAAACTTTCCTAACAtactctttatttatatatagtatttcttttttatatatgctAGACATTTCATCAAACAAATTGAAGATTTTCTAAAtagaaccccccccccctccccccagcccccccccccccccaaaaaaaaaaaaaaaaaaaaaaaaaaaccaaaaaagaaaagaagaaaagaagaattacTTGATTGACATACCCTGATAGCCACTCAATCGCATTGTCGGTGACTTACCATAGGATGAAGCCACATATTATCATAGGCAGGCTGTTTTCCAAATGTTCCATCTATGACCGTTCGAGCTGCAATGTGGATTTCTTTGGCAACTCCAGCTACTTCCCAAGAAATATCAAATGCACTAAGTGAATTCCCAATCAAAACTACAACCTGTTGAAAGCAGGAAATGGATAAGGTAGGCTAAGCTAATCACTAGTGCAAGGAAAGAATTGAAAccgaaaaataatataatgatcAGTTAGTTGTAGCCTTGTAGGTCCTAATTACAGAACAGTGTTTACATATGTGCTTGCTCTCAATCCCAACTCATTGCAAAAATACATGATTGGTCTGGTAAGATTCGTTATTCAAAGCATATTAGACTTTATTTACCCTACGTAGTTTCTACACATTGTTAAATTTCTCCTAATATCAGAAGAATATAAGAGAATATGTTTTGTTAAGTGGACTACTAgaattcaaagtttcaaacaaaaTTAGGCACTTCATGTGGCATGCTGCAAAAGAGTCTCCCGACCAAGCAAAACTTGTTCAAACGGAATGTCCTTAAGGAAACTCAGTGTAGTCATTATGAGGAACACTAAATAGATTGTTTACATGCCTTATGGTTATGTGACCAGGCTCAATTAGTGTGGCGGTTAGAAACTAGCTTCCTCAATTTATTTTAGAAGaagtttagattgtttattGATTCGGTTAGTACAAACAACAGACTGTACAGTGTTCGAACAAGCTCCTCGTCTCACAGTGGCATTATTTTTCTATGATCGCCTGGAGCCTTTGACAAAGACGCAATAGGATCAGAGAAAAACAACCAACATGGGCTTTATAGAAGTGGCATCGAAAGCAAAGGAACTCCTCATTGAATTCCTTGAtttgcagcggaaattaaatagAGATGTCCAGCTTAAGTGTTGAGCTAGAAAGCACGGACGCGGCTGGGAGGGTGCCGCACCTGTGTCCGACGCGGTTGACCACGCGTCGGTGTTGcgtctgagtttttttttttttttttttcttggattcgCGCCGACTCGGCTCGATTCGCGCCGAATCGGCTTCGATTCGCGCCGAACCGGGCTAATTCGGCCGGAATCGGGCCGTATCGGCCATATCGGGTTGTATCAGCCGGCGACCGATACTGCCGAAACAGGCCGAAATCGGCCTTGAAACTCACTGGAGTAGCCGAAATTCTGACCTCAGatgtgtttcttgccttcttctttctttgttttgtgaatcaaggtatattaatgtgttttttaagaatattttaatagtaaaaatatatagaaaatataaataaaaatatttttaataattttttaatcgctgAGTCTTACCTcacccgcaccctactttttcaaaaattgccgagtcccacacccgcacccgagtcccgaaacgcacccgtgctagTTAAGTGGAACCCTCCAAGTGAAGGAATGTAAAAGGCAAATTTTGATTGAGTGATTTTCTCTGAGTTCTCCCTATCTGGTATTGGAGTAGTGATTCAAGATTCTTGGAGGAATATAATAGTAGCCCTTAGCCAAAAAATCATGTTACCTCACCCGGTAGATTTGGTGGAAGCCTTAATAGCTAACTGGACGTTAAGTTTTGCTCGAGAACTTTACATTTTCTAGGTGGAGTTCGAAGAAGATAGTTAAAGAGTTATCACAGCAATCAACAACCAGATGCCTTCAAAACCTATGTTTGGTCATGTAATTGAAGAAATTTGGTCTTTGTCAGGTGCTTTTCATAAGTGTAGTTTTGAACGTGTAAAAAGGGAGGGCAACTAGCTTGCTAATTCCTTTTCTAAAAGAACCGAATCTTGATGTATGGGTAGAAGATTTACCATCTGAGTTGAATGTTGTATTCCTAGTTGatttagttcatttataaaatattttttaacggttcattaaaaaaaaagtgaaataatgGAAATATTTCTCAAAGTAAAAGAAGTGAACTAAAGGAATTCAAATGGGAATCAATTTACAACTgcagtataattttttttttttttttaaatcatctgCTAAGCTGAACTTACTATTCACATTCAAAAGAGGCACATacatttttttgggaagaaaatgaaaatgtggCACATACTTGATCTCGAAAAGGTTCTGGATCACGATAATTGTGGCTATGTATTTGCTTCCCAGGCCACTCATTTATTCCTGCCACAAAatactattaaaataaaataaaaaatatttattaaaagtattctcaaaacttattttatccattttatcattttattttaccattcaaACCTCTTCTAATTTCTACTTTTAAATATACCtcgttaaaataatataaactatttcaataaataatataaaatattcaatttctctctcttctctctttcatctctacttttttttttgtcttttttttttatttatttttatttaggataACGAACTGTTCATAGTTagaatataaaagtaaaaacccACCCAGGATGTGGGTGGGTTTTGGCTCATTGATTGCTAAAATGGGAGGTTATTACACCACAGTGTTCTAAGCACActgaaaattagaaaaaatagtttctaaaaaaagaaaaagaaaggagcagTTAGGAAAAATACCAGGAATATAGGCGACACGAGGCTCGGTGAAATGGCCATTGCATACAACAACAGCGTCAAATATCTCATCCAATTCCAAACCCATTTCTTTGCCTGACCtctgttttgattttattttccatttctcCTCTTCCTCCACCAATCTCACGCGCACTACCTCCGTTTCAAACCTCACCAACTCATCAATCCTGAACTCGCGCGTGAAGTCTTGCAGATACATCAGAACCTCTCGGTGACTCGGGAACCGTCTCGGGTCTCTGTCCGGGTCGTCTTTGGGGACGAAAGGGTAGTCCCTGAAGCCCATGGCCTCTCGTGGGATGTTGGTGCGGAGGGAGTCGTAGAGGCTGGAGTGGACCGTGGTCCGAGTCGGTTCGAGTCCAATCGGGTCGGATTCGACATTTGGGGTGTAGACCCAGGTGCCGCCAACCTGGTCGCCTCGCTCGAAGACCACCACGCTGTGGCCCTCGCGGCGGAGCTCTCGAGCAGTTACTAGGCCTGCGGCGCCGGCGCCGATAACTGCTACGTGGCGTGATACGATTGGCTGGGGTGCGTGTCCTGGGCTTCGAAGCATGGAGGGAAAACCTGCGAGCGATGCACAGGAGATTTTGATCTGTGATGAAATTAGTGTTACGTTACATATTCATTCAGTTTAATCCATGGGAAATCATTTCTCTTCGACTTTATCTTTTTGATATATAGACAAGTATTGTCTTgtcaaaggattttttttattttaaaggaaGTTTTAATATATGGTGTTTAGTTATTTATTATTGGACTCAAACactgattaattttttttatatatactagaatTGAAtatcagattttttatttaatcgttaaaaacttcatcaattagattttatcaattaagttaATTGGAACCTGTTATGAGAATTGGGTGAAATAATTAGTTAACACAAGgttaaagaagagagagaagaaaatatgacACAAGAAACTTACGTAGTTTGGTAATatgcctacatccacggaggtgACAGATTAAATTTTCACTATAACTGTGGAGATTACAACAATGGCTTGAAGATACTATCACACAAACCCAAACCTCAAATATACCCTTCGTTCTCACAAAGAAATAGGATGTCtcacaaagaaatagagaacaCCCTATTGTATTTAGACAAATTACAAGACACTTTAACTTCCTAACTCTGGTGTGTACACAAAAGAAGTTCTTTTGCTATCTCCCTAGCTCACGTAGGAACTCTCTTTTTGCTACTCTTGCATCTTCTCTCATACTCACCTTTATTTATAGCTAGATGTTCAgccaaaatatcacaaatttcagcaCATGATAGAATTCTATTGTTAAGGAAGTCAACAATAATGGCCAAGTAATCCATGCAACATTTAATGCATGAGTGTTGTGTTTCTTCACGTAAGCTTACATGttgaattctcaaaaaaaaaaaaatgctgaattGCATATCTTTGACTTTGTTGATCAAGCCATACTTTCTAACATAGGCATGCATCCATTTATTGCCCATGGAGTCATACATTTCGGCTATTGTGAAGAATGCATGAATATAGTCCA
This region includes:
- the LOC126710413 gene encoding flavin-containing monooxygenase FMO GS-OX-like 4 isoform X1, whose protein sequence is MLRSPGHAPQPIVSRHVAVIGAGAAGLVTARELRREGHSVVVFERGDQVGGTWVYTPNVESDPIGLEPTRTTVHSSLYDSLRTNIPREAMGFRDYPFVPKDDPDRDPRRFPSHREVLMYLQDFTREFRIDELVRFETEVVRVRLVEEEEKWKIKSKQRSGKEMGLELDEIFDAVVVCNGHFTEPRVAYIPGINEWPGKQIHSHNYRDPEPFRDQVVVLIGNSLSAFDISWEVAGVAKEIHIAARTVIDGTFGKQPAYDNMWLHPMIKDVCEDGSVNFLDGSIVIANIILHCTGYKYHFPFLETNGIVTVDDNRVGPLYKQIFPPALAPRLSFVGLPWKAIPFPMFELQSKWIGGVLSNRFTLPSQEEMMGDVEAFYSSLETFGTPKRYTHCLGDNLVEYNNWLASQCGCPAFEDWRMQMVLVTIKSTLAHLESYRDEWEAQHLVLQAYEDFIKHTSKQVC